In a genomic window of Wyeomyia smithii strain HCP4-BCI-WySm-NY-G18 chromosome 1, ASM2978416v1, whole genome shotgun sequence:
- the LOC129716612 gene encoding zinc finger protein 665-like, with product MVLFTWSSRKKTEKTLMISVRVLKGKRCFVPSRSCVDEMEHLTTTIKVEELIISDAVVTEVGTPLTSSNRYSDTPIVTNAVRKGSTDVKQAPVTDITHETETKTTCDRIPASSFSNSAFSEVRNTSVHDHPRKKYTCETCNKEYTAKYNLEGHRRTHTGERPFACDICCRTFRTAACLQYHKNAHTEDRNFECDICKRRFTLKANLSAHMNIHRTDCPHKCLICDKTFASDCHLEQHMSSHSDARPFKCDICDVSYKRQSDLKSHIRIHQVEPSPGNTEGLETKQADDSRSNGSAKYTCDICGKQYKRMRPLHSHLKVHQNTTGVEPHNTKPQECAICGKGNLTKAMLIRHMVCHTEERPFNCDICGASFKSALHVKVHEKKHTSKRPYECEICEKKFLYASRLERHLFYHTEARPFKCNICNRSFRSNQNLSYHKRTHNSKYELKYTAHNHVKIKKSFCFESVNCLREMEEFSVTKVEKATSIKVEELILPEVVATEKENPLASSDRCSDDPTVRKVSTDVKQEPGTDINEAETETACDEIAASSFSNSNGSEMRNTNIGDDRRKKYVCEFCNKELSSKYKLADHRRTHTGERPFECDLCNNTFHSSVSLHYHKKFHTKDRKFECDICKQNFTLKVNLSAHMNIHRTDCPHKCLICDKTFASNRNLVQHMRTHSKARLFECDICDKSYKRPLSLKIHRKTHKVAPSPGNVERLEPNRADDSQSNGSVKYACDICGKQYKLMNSLNTHRKIHQSTTVRPKYIYQNRKQHECTICGKGHPTKALLTRHMFSHTEERPFNCDICGSTYKSAYDVRVHMKRHISERPHKCETCGKGFLVISALKQHLISHTNERPFKCNICGLALRFESNLRNHKQTHNLKSESCTPDQNLVSPVAALSEEQLFNCDICVSSYKTAINLRKHMEKHSSESPHKCEICDKRFPYSYRLEQHMIRHTNERPFQCKICSSSFKSIFNLRSHEKKVQCMRKSTMF from the exons ATGGTTTTGTTTACCTGGTCCAGTcggaaaaaaacggaaaaaacatTGATGATTTCTGTGAGAGTTTTAAAAGGAAAAAGGTGTTTCGTTCCGAGTAGGAGTTGTGTGGACGAAATGGAACATTTAACTACCACAATAAAAGTTGAAGAGCTTATAATATCCGACGCTGTGGTTACGGAAGTGGGAACTCCGCTCACTAGCAGCAATCGGTACTCTGATACACCGATTGTAACGAATGCCGTGAGAAAAGGTTCTACTGATGTGAAACAAGCACCTGTTACGGACATCACCCATGAAACTGAGACTAAGACAACTTGTGATAGAATTCCAGCTTCTAGCTTTAG CAACTCGGCCTTTTCGGAAGTACGCAACACCAGTGTTCATGATCATCCGAGAAAGAAGTACACTTGTGAAACCTGCAACAAGGAATATACAGCGAAATACAACTTGGAGGGTCATAGAAGAACACACACCGGAGAACGACCTTTTGCGTGTGATATCTGCTGCAGAACATTTCGCACAGCTGCGTGTTTGCAGTACCATAAGAATGCACATACAGAGGATCGGAATTTCGAGTGTGACATATGCAAGCGACGTTTTACCCTAAAAGCAAATTTATCGGCCCACATGAATATACACCGCACAGATTGTCCTCATAAGTGTCTGATTTGCGATAAAACATTCGCAAGCGATTGTCATCTCGAACAACATATGAGCAGTCACAGCGATGCACGGCCCTTCAAGTGCGATATCTGTGACGTATCGTACAAGAGACAAAGCGATCTGAAAAGTCATATTAGGATCCACCAGGTCGAGCCCTCCCCAGG CAACACAGAAGGTTTGGAGACCAAACAGGCTGATGACAGCCGAAGTAATGGATCAGCAAAATACACCTGCGACATATGCGGTAAACAGTACAAACGAATGAGACCACTTCACTCACATCTGAAGGTTCATCAGAACACAACTGGAGTTGAGCCTCACAACACAAAACCGCAGGAGTGTGCGATTTGTGGAAAAGGAAATTTGACTAAAGCCATGCTTATAAGGCACATGGTTTGTCACACTGAAGAACGGCCTTTTAATTGCGATATTTGCGGTGCATCATTTAAATCAGCTCTACATGTGAAAGTCCATGAAAAAAAGCACACCTCCAAGAGGCCATATGAATGCGAAATTTGCGAAAAAAAGTTTCTTTATGCCTCCAGGCTAGAGCGGCACCTATTCTACCACACTGAAGCACGCCCTTTTAAATGCAATATTTGCAATCGATCATTCAGGTCAAACCAAAATCTAAGCTATCATAAACGAACACATAATTCAAAGTATGAGCTCAAAT ATACGGCCCATAATCACGTAAAAATCAAAAAGTCATTTTGTTTCGAGTCCGTGAATTGTTTAAGAGAAATGGAGGAATTTAGCGTAACGAAGGTGGAAAAAGCCACTTCAATCAAAGTGGAAGAACTTATATTACCCGAAGTTGTGGCTACGGAAAAGGAAAATCCGCTCGCCAGTAGTGATAGGTGCTCTGATGACCCGACTGTAAGGAAAGTATCTACTGATGTGAAACAAGAACCTGGGACGGACATCAATGAAGCTGAGACTGAGACAGCTTGTGACGAAATCGCAGCTTCTAGCTTCAG CAACTCGAACGGCTCGGAAATGCGCAATACCAATATTGGTGACGATCGACGGAAAAAGTACGTCTGTGAGTTTTGCAACAAagaattaagctcaaaatacaAGCTGGCGGATCATAGAAGAACTCACACCGGGGAACGACCCTTTGAGTGTGATCTTTGCAACAATACTTTCCACTCATCTGTAAGTTTACACTACCATAAAAAGTTCCACACAAAAGACCGGAAATTTGAGTGTGACATATGCAAGCAAAATTTTACCCTAAAAGTAAATTTATCGGCCCACATGAATATACATCGCACAGATTGCCCTCATAAATGTCTGATTTGCGATAAAACATTCGCAAGTAATCGCAATCTCGTACAACATATGCGCACTCACAGCAAAGCGCGGCTCTTCGAATGCGACATCTGTGATAAATCATACAAGAGACCTCTTAGTCTAAAAATTCATAGGAAAACCCACAAGGTCGCGCCCTCCCCGGG cAACGTGGAACGTTTGGAGCCGAATCGAGCCGATGACAGCCAAAGCAATGGATCAGTGAAATATGCCTGCGACATATGTGGCAAACAGTACAAACTAATGAACTCACTTAACACACATCGGAAGATTCATCAGAGTACCACTGTGAGACCTAAGTATATATACCAAAACAGGAAGCAGCACGAGTGTACGATTTGTGGAAAAGGACATCCGACTAAAGCATTGCTCACAAGGCACATGTTCAGTCACACGGAAGAACGGCCTTTTAATTGCGATATCTGCGGTTCAACATATAAGTCAGCTTATGATGTGAGAGTCCATATGAAAAGGCACATCTCGGAGAGACCGCATAAATGCGAAACTTGCGGAAAAGGGTTTCTTGTTATCTCCGCGTTAAAGCAGCACTTGATTAGCCATACTAATGAACGACCTTTCAAATGCAATATTTGCGGTCTAGCATTGAGGTTCGAATCTAATCTAAGAAATCATAAACAAACGCATAACTTAAAGAGTGAGAGCTGCACACCCGATCAAAATCTTGTGTCCCCTGTGGCTGCTCTATCTGAAGAACAACTTTTCAATTGCGATATTTGCGTTTCATCGTATAAAACAGCAATAAATTTGAGAAAACATATGGAAAAGCATTCCTCGGAGAGCCCGCATAAATGCGAAATTTGCGACAAAAGATTTCCATATTCTTACAGACTAGAGCAGCACATGATTCGTCATACTAATGAACGGCCGTTTCAATGCAAAATTTGCAGCTCATCGTTCAAGTCGATTTTTAATCTACGAAGTCATGAAAAAAAGGTACAATGTATGAGAAAATCG
- the LOC129718595 gene encoding uncharacterized protein LOC129718595: MSYFVNNPNGSCRLCKEKDSKENMVACDECDRRFHLNCGHLRRLPLPEERWICVKCTNIEMGLAIMQCLKTSDTISQRFKDHGETMARKMYSVYQTKTESSQIRFSEEANHVPGENRLADPECLDQLTRYEDELEYKNLLNDIRKTSNLTGCSNALDKFVSSIKAMNEIRLLNNPQLMEDIIGKFSFGIQICWTKEKSQVKDLDELNDWLKPHVEAHAMRRRSRQPPGIPRCAKKSAQDEQSLKDKDTTSVVIFGNRQRVDHHESNQKPLKGNEEIFKAVKRINISEESIEPRKVLVNSPKIVEKKPARANATKVCPVKQGYQDCQKSEISSQKGKLKSKKKDPKIHQVNEHKGIKLSSNNNKLLRCPSVLKRRPGNIIKPRVSPADAINSKNGRYAPGSPWKIRRNKPIVSYNYAENNLDTIKQCVARNDVLNNYVTRKQRSVELIKDHLILNFRRNFTIVMKDNVFFDAAMKFWSCNGFKCPEEFSYAENAIVKHHNADIKLENHLLSAAVKSLYENGFNSKSKFLSNNIEMLGCISSPKYSSEIAESPNDKVKQFGKFPDMLWNTIRRIGQKDEHIGIFSCNRISTRKKMMLESTKFKTCSTQDEDVSKNVISLINVKVDGIQENIEERRWIQCNASSVDETTKKVIEKLTWHNKSRILKLVKTRWKKVQELTFLNRRRINLKSSAKERSEWNKLVEPLKVNGC; the protein is encoded by the coding sequence ATGAGTTATTTTGTTAACAATCCTAACGGTAGTTGCCGCTTGTGCAAGGAGAAAGATTCTAAGGAAAACATGGTCGCATGTGATGAGTGCGATCGCAGATTTCATTTAAACTGTGGACACCTTAGAAGGCTACCATTACCTGAGGAACGATGGATTTGTGTTAAATGCACAAACATCGAAATGGGTCTTGCAATAATGCAATGTTTAAAGACCAGCGATACGATATCGCAAAGATTTAAAGACCATGGAGAAACTATGGCAAGAAAGATGTATTCAGTTTATCAAACGAAGACTGAATCATCACAGATTCGCTTTAGTGAAGAAGCAAATCATGTTCCAGGAGAGAACAGGCTAGCAGATCCAGAATGTTTGGATCAACTCACCCGGTACGAGGATGAGTTGGAATATAAAAACCTGCTCAATGACATCCGTAAGACTTCAAATCTAACGGGTTGCTCCAATGCACTAGACAAATTTGTGTCTAGTATAAAGGCCATGAATGAAATTCGCCTATTAAATAATCCTCAGCTGATGGAGGATATTATTGGAAAGTTTTCTTTCGGCATACAAATCTGTTGGACTAAGGAAAAGTCTCAAGTCAAAGACTTAGATGAATTAAACGACtggctgaaaccacatgttgaAGCGCATGCAATGAGGCGGAGATCAAGACAACCGCCAGGAATTCCTAGGTGTGCCAAGAAAAGCGCACAAGATGAACAGTCACTCAAAGACAAGGATACAACATCTGTTGTAATTTTCGGGAATCGCCAAAGAGTTGATCACCACGAATCTAATCAAAAGCCTTTAAAAGGaaatgaagaaatattcaaagcaGTTAAAAGAATAAACATTTCTGAAGAATCAATAGAACCGCGAAAGGTTCTTGTTAATTCCCCAAAGATTGTGGAAAAGAAACCTGCACGAGCTAATGCCACTAAAGTATGTCCAGTAAAACAAGGCTATCAAGATTGCCAAAAATCAGAGATAAGCTCTCAAAAAGGGAAgctcaaaagtaaaaagaaagacCCTAAAATTCATCAAGTAAATGAACATAAGGGCATAAAACTCTCAtcgaataataataaattgttGAGATGTCCTTCGGTTTTAAAACGAAGACCTGGTAACATTATAAAACCGAGAGTATCACCTGCAGATGCCATCAATTCCAAAAACGGAAGATATGCTCCAGGATCACCATGGAAAATTAGGCGCAACAAACCGATAGTAAGCTACAACTACGCTGAAAACAACTTAGACACTATAAAGCAGTGTGTGGCCAGAAATGATGTTTTGAATAACTACGTTACTCGGAAGCAACGATCAGTGGAATTGATAAAAGATCATTTGATATTGAATTTTCGTCGAAATTTTACAATTGTCATGAAGGACAATGTATTCTTTgatgcagcaatgaaattttGGAGCTGCAATGGTTTTAAATGTCCTGAGGAATTTTCCTACGCAGAGAATGCAATAGTTAAACATCATAATGCGGATATAAAACTCGAGAATCATCTTTTGAGCGCGGCTGTCAAGAGCCTCTATGAAAATGGGTTCAATAGTAAAAGCAAATTCCtatcgaataatattgaaaTGCTAGGATGTATCTCAAGCCCAAAATATTCGTCGGAAATTGCAGAATCACCTAACgacaaggtgaaacaatttggaAAGTTTCCAGACATGCTTTGGAACACGATACGACGAATTGGCCAAAAGGATGAACATATTGGAATATTCAGCTGCAATAGAATatcaacaaggaaaaaaatgatGCTAGAATCCACTAAATTTAAAACATGTTCAACGCAGGATGAAGATGTTAGCAAGAACGTCATATCGCTAATAAATGTTAAAGTTGATGGAATTCAGGAAAACATCGAAGAAAGGCGCTGGATACAATGCAATGCAAGTTCAGTCGATGAAACTACGAAGAAGGTTATTGAAAAACTTACATGGCATAATAAATCGAGGATTCTCAAACTTGTTAAAACTCGTTGGAAAAAGGTTCAAGAGTTAACTTTTTTGAATCGAAGAcgtataaatttgaaatcttcGGCAAAAGAACGAAGTGAATGGAATAAATTGGTGGAACCGTTAAAGGTCAACGGTTGCTAA